In the Candidatus Poribacteria bacterium genome, CCGCAAGGTGCAGTCGGAGGTGCACTTCCCCAGTCCGATCCGGGTGACCGTGATTCGCGAACTGCGCGCCAGCGCCGTCACGGGTCCTACCAGATGATCGCCGAGAGCGTGCGCACCACCGCGTGTTCCCGATCATCCGGGAGACGATCCGCATGAGACTCGCCTACTCGCGCCCCGGCGGGCAAGAGATCGTGAAGGCGATGCTTCGCGTCATGGTGAAACGGCTTCTTCGGAAGTACGACTATCGCCAGACAGATGGGAAAAGGCGACTCAGACGGTGCGAGAGCAAGGCGGATTGATGACAGCGGAGTGGATGCGATGAAGGCATCGGACGCCACACCTGAACAACATATCGACGAGTTACTGACGCGACGACGCGACGGGGATTCACTGAACCGCGAAGACTTGGAGAATGCGGTTCGGACTCTCGGAGAACGCCTCAACCGTGAGCAGACCCATTTCGTGGCGGAGCTTGTCCAGAACGCGGAAGACGCGCGTTCTACCAAGCTTGCGTTTCGAATCGAGCCTCATCGCATCGTAGCGTTTAACA is a window encoding:
- a CDS encoding DUF3387 domain-containing protein produces the protein MRLAYSRPGGQEIVKAMLRVMVKRLLRKYDYRQTDGKRRLRRCESKAD